In Saccharomyces cerevisiae S288C chromosome XV, complete sequence, the following proteins share a genomic window:
- the LAS17 gene encoding actin-binding protein LAS17 (Actin assembly factor; C-terminal WCA domain activates Arp2/3 complex-mediated nucleation of branched actin filaments, polyproline domain able to nucleate actin filaments in absence of Arp2/3; contains 3 binding sites for monomeric actin which overlap with SH3 binding sites; binding between SH3 and actin is competitive; mutants are defective in endocytosis, bud site selection, cytokinesis; human homolog WAS (Wiskott-Aldrich Syndrome) implicated in severe immunodeficiency), whose amino-acid sequence MGLLNSSDKEIIKRALPKASNKIIDVTVARLYIAYPDKNEWQYTGLSGALALVDDLVGNTFFLKLVDINGHRGVIWDQELYVNFEYYQDRTFFHTFEMEECFAGLLFVDINEASHFLKRVQKRERYANRKTLLNKNAVALTKKVREEQKSQVVHGPRGESLIDNQRKRYNYEDVDTIPTTKHKAPPPPPPTAETFDSDQTSSFSDINSTTASAPTTPAPALPPASPEVRKEETHPKHSLPPLPNQFAPLPDPPQHNSPPQNNAPSQPQSNPFPFPIPEIPSTQSATNPFPFPVPQQQFNQAPSMGIPQQNRPLPQLPNRNNRPVPPPPPMRTTTEGSGVRLPAPPPPPRRGPAPPPPPHRHVTSNTLNSAGGNSLLPQATGRRGPAPPPPPRASRPTPNVTMQQNPQQYNNSNRPFGYQTNSNMSSPPPPPVTTFNTLTPQMTAATGQPAVPLPQNTQAPSQATNVPVAPPPPPASLGQSQIPQSAPSAPIPPTLPSTTSAAPPPPPAFLTQQPQSGGAPAPPPPPQMPATSTSGGGSFAETTGDAGRDALLASIRGAGGIGALRKVDKSQLDKPSVLLQEARGESASPPAAAGNGGTPGGPPASLADALAAALNKRKTKVGAHDDMDNGDDW is encoded by the coding sequence ATGGGACTCCTAAACTCTTCAGATAAGGAAATTATCAAAAGGGCTCTACCAAAAGCGTCGAATAAGATTATTGATGTTACGGTGGCTCGACTATACATTGCATACCCtgataaaaatgaatgGCAGTACACTGGACTTTCAGGAGCTCTTGCTCTAGTAGACGATCTTGTGGGgaatactttttttttgaaattagtTGACATCAATGGCCATAGAGGAGTTATCTGGGACCAAGAATTGTATGTGAATTTTGAATACTATCAAGACcgtactttttttcatacaTTTGAGATGGAAGAATGCTTTGCAGGTTTATTGTTTGTAGATATTAATGAAGCATCGCACTTTTTAAAGAGAGTTCAAAAGCGTGAAAGATATGCTAACAGGAAAACTTTGTTGAACAAAAATGCTGTAGCATTAACCAAGAAAGTAagagaagaacaaaaatcTCAAGTGGTGCACGGCCCAAGAGGGGAGTCATTGATTGACAatcaaaggaaaagatATAATTATGAAGATGTGGACACAATTCCAACTACAAAGCATAAGGCTCCTCCCCCTCCTCCGCCAACGGCCGAAACATTTGATTCAGACCAAACAAGTTCATTTTCCGATATCAATTCGACAACAGCATCCGCACCGACTACCCCAGCCCCTGCTCTTCCTCCTGCATCTCCTgaagtaagaaaagaagaaacgCATCCAAAGCATAGTTTACCGCCTTTACCAAATCAGTTTGCGCCATTACCAGACCCTCCACAACATAACTCTCCACCTCAAAATAACGCGCCTTCGCAACCCCAAAGCAATCCATTTCCATTCCCAATTCCTGAAATTCCCTCGACACAGTCTGCAACAAACCCATTTCCATTTCCGGTACCTCAGCAGCAGTTTAATCAAGCTCCTTCAATGGGCATACCACAGCAGAATAGGCCCCTTCCACAGTTGCCTAACAGAAATAATCGGCCTGTGCCACCTCCTCCGCCAATGCGTACCACTACTGAAGGTTCAGGTGTTCGCCTACCTGCTCCTCCACCTCCGCCAAGGCGTGGGCCAGCACCACCGCCTCCACCACATAGGCACGTAACCAGTAATACCCTGAATTCTGCCGGTGGAAATAGCCTCCTTCCACAGGCCACTGGAAGAAGAGGGCCAGCACCACCACCTCCTCCAAGAGCATCTCGCCCCACACCAAACGTTACGATGCAACAAAATCCACAACAGTACAATAATTCTAACCGCCCCTTTGGATATCAGACAAATAGCAACATGTCATCTCCACCCCCTCCTCCAGTGACAACTTTCAATACCCTGACACCACAAATGACTGCAGCAACTGGACAACCTGCAGTTCCCCTTCCTCAGAATACTCAAGCACCTTCGCAAGCCACAAATGTGCCAGTGGCACCACCACCTCCTCCGGCATCTTTAGGCCAGTCGCAGATACCTCAGTCAGCACCCTCAGCACCTATTCCGCCAACGTTACCATCGACGACGAGTGCTGCACCACCTCCGCCACCAGCATTCCTAACTCAACAACCTCAATCTGGAGGAGCTCCAGCTCCACCCCCACCTCCTCAAATGCCAGCTACATCAACATCCGGAGGCGGTTCATTCGCTGAAACTACTGGAGATGCAGGTCGTGATGCACTTTTAGCTTCAATTAGAGGGGCAGGTGGCATAGGCGCTTTGAGAAAAGTTGACAAATCGCAGCTAGATAAGCCCTCAGTTTTACTGCAGGAAGCACGTGGAGAATCTGCTTCACCACCAGCAGCGGCTGGAAATGGAGGCACACCTGGTGGACCTCCGGCTTCTTTAGCAGATGCGTTGGCAGCAGCtttaaacaaaagaaaaactaaaGTGGGAGCTCATGACGATATGGACAATGGTGATGATTGGTAA
- the SER1 gene encoding O-phospho-L-serine:2-oxoglutarate transaminase (3-phosphoserine aminotransferase; catalyzes the formation of phosphoserine from 3-phosphohydroxypyruvate, required for serine and glycine biosynthesis; regulated by the general control of amino acid biosynthesis mediated by Gcn4p; protein abundance increases in response to DNA replication stress), with protein MSLEREEPQHFGAGPAQMPTPVLQQAAKDLINFNDIGLGIGEISHRSKDATKVIEDSKKHLIELLNIPDTHEVFYLQGGGTTGFSSVATNLAAAYVGKHGKIAPAGYLVTGSWSQKSFEEAKRLHVPAEVIFNAKDYNNGKFGKIPDESLWEDKIKGKAFSYVYLCENETVHGVEWPELPKCLVNDPNIEIVADLSSDILSRKIDVSQYGVIMAGAQKNIGLAGLTLYIIKKSILKNISGASDETLHELGVPITPIAFDYPTVVKNNSAYNTIPIFTLHVMDLVFQHILKKGGVEAQQAENEEKAKILYEALDANSDFYNVPVDPKCRSKMNVVFTLKKDGLDDQFLKEAAARHLTGLKGHRSVGGFRASIYNALSVKAVQNLVDFIKEFAEKNA; from the coding sequence ATGTCTTTGGAAAGAGAGGAACCACAACATTTCGGAGCAGGGCCAGCTCAAATGCCTACACCAGTTTTGCAACAAGCTGCTAAAGACTTAATCAATTTCAATGACATAGGTTTGGGTATCGGTGAAATTTCTCACCGTTCGAAGGATGCCACCAAAGTGATTGAAGACTCTAAGAAGCACTTAATCGAACTGCTAAATATTCCTGACACTCATGAAGTGTTCTACTTGCAAGGTGGTGGCACTACTGGTTTTTCTTCCGTTGCTACTAATTTGGCAGCTGCATATGTGGGTAAGCATGGGAAGATTGCACCTGCCGGTTATTTAGTCACCGGTAGTTGGTCTCAGaaatcttttgaagagGCAAAGAGATTGCACGTTCCTGCTGAAGTTATCTTCAACGCTAAAGATTATAACAATGGCAAATTTGGTAAAATTCCGGATGAATCCCTTTGGGAAGATAAAATCAAAGGTAAGGCTTTCTCATACGTGTACCTATGTGAGAATGAAACTGTTCATGGTGTTGAATGGCCAGAATTACCAAAATGTTTAGTAAACGACCCCAACATCGAAATTGTTGCTGACTTATCCAGCGACATTTTGTCTCGTAAGATTGACGTTTCTCAATACGGTGTCATCATGGCAGGCGCCCAAAAAAACATTGGTTTAGCAGGCTTAACCCTATACATTATCAAGAAATCCATCCTTAAGAATATTTCTGGCGCTTCTGATGAAACATTACATGAATTGGGAGTACCAATCACCCCTATTGCATTCGACTATCCAACGGTGGTGAAGAACAACTCAGCCTATAATACAATTCCAATTTTCACTTTACATGTTATGGATCTCGTGTTCCAacatattttgaagaagggTGGTGTTGAAGCGCAACAGgctgaaaatgaagaaaaggccAAGATATTATATGAGGCATTGGATGCAAATTCAGATTTTTACAACGTTCCAGTGGATCCAAAGTGTAGATCAAAAATGAATGTCGTTTTCACCCTTAAAAAGGACGGCCTTGATGACCAGTTTCTAAAAGAGGCAGCTGCTCGTCATTTAACCGGTTTGAAAGGACATCGTTCAGTTGGTGGGTTCAGAGCCTCCATCTATAACGCGCTTTCAGTGAAAGCTGTACAAAACTTGGTAGATTTTATCAAGGAATTTGCTGAGAAAAACGCTTAA
- the RPS30B gene encoding 40S ribosomal protein eS30 RPS30B (Protein component of the small (40S) ribosomal subunit; homologous to mammalian ribosomal protein S30, no bacterial homolog; RPS30B has a paralog, RPS30A, that arose from the whole genome duplication; protein abundance increases in response to DNA replication stress), with translation MAKVHGSLARAGKVKSQTPKVEKTEKPKKPKGRAYKRLLYTRRFVNVTLVNGKRRMNPGPSVQ, from the exons ATG GCTAAAGTTCACGGTTCTCTAGCTCGTGCTGGTAAAGTTAAGTCTCAAACTCCAAAGgttgaaaaaactgaaaagcCAAAGAAACCAAAGGGTCGTGCTTACAAGAGATTATTGTACACCAGAAGATTCGTTAACGTTACCTTGGTTAACGGTAAGAGAAGAATGAACCCAGGTCCATCTGTCCAATAG
- the TUF1 gene encoding translation elongation factor Tu (Mitochondrial translation elongation factor Tu (EF-Tu); involved in fundamental pathway of mtDNA homeostasis; comprises both GTPase and guanine nucleotide exchange factor activities, while these activities are found in separate proteins in S. pombe and humans; rare mutations in human mitochondrial elongation factor Tu (EFTu) associated with severe lactic acidosis, rapidly progressive fatal encephalopathy, severe infantile macrocystic leukodystrophy with micropolygyria), with the protein MSALLPRLLTRTAFKASGKLLRLSSVISRTFSQTTTSYAAAFDRSKPHVNIGTIGHVDHGKTTLTAAITKTLAAKGGANFLDYAAIDKAPEERARGITISTAHVEYETAKRHYSHVDCPGHADYIKNMITGAAQMDGAIIVVAATDGQMPQTREHLLLARQVGVQHIVVFVNKVDTIDDPEMLELVEMEMRELLNEYGFDGDNAPIIMGSALCALEGRQPEIGEQAIMKLLDAVDEYIPTPERDLNKPFLMPVEDIFSISGRGTVVTGRVERGNLKKGEELEIVGHNSTPLKTTVTGIEMFRKELDSAMAGDNAGVLLRGIRRDQLKRGMVLAKPGTVKAHTKILASLYILSKEEGGRHSGFGENYRPQMFIRTADVTVVMRFPKEVEDHSMQVMPGDNVEMECDLIHPTPLEVGQRFNIREGGRTVGTGLITRIIE; encoded by the coding sequence ATGTCAGCTTTATTACCAAGATTACTCACAAGAACAGCTTTTAAAGCTTCTGGGAAACTTCTGAGGCTCTCTTCAGTAATTTCTAGGACCTTTTCTCAAACTACTACTTCCTATGCAGCTGCTTTTGATCGTTCCAAACCGCATGTAAATATAGGTACGATCGGCCATGTTGATCATGGGAAGACAACTTTAACCGCAGCCATTACGAAAACGTTAGCCGCAAAAGGTGGTGCCAACTTCTTGGACTATGCTGCCATCGATAAGGCTCCGGAAGAAAGAGCTCGTGGTATTACAATTTCTACTGCACACGTGGAATACGAAACGGCCAAGAGACATTATTCTCACGTCGACTGTCCAGGCCACGCTGATTACATCAAGAATATGATTACCGGTGCTGCTCAAATGGATGGTGCTATCATTGTTGTAGCTGCTACCGATGGACAAATGCCCCAAACTAGAGAACATTTACTTTTGGCCAGACAAGTTGGTGTCCAACATATTGTCGTTTTTGTTAACAAGGTTGATACCATTGATGATCCAGAAATGTTAGAGTTAGTCGAAATGGAAATGAGAGAACTTTTAAACGAATATGGGTTTGACGGTGATAATGCTCCAATTATCATGGGTTCTGCCCTTTGCGCTTTGGAAGGTCGCCAACCTGAAATTGGGGAGCAGGCCATCATGAAACTTTTGGATGCAGTGGATGAGTATATTCCTACACCTGAAAGAGATTTGAACAAGCCTTTCTTGATGCCCGTTGAAGATATCTTCTCTATCTCCGGTAGAGGTACTGTGGTCACTGGTCGTGTGGAAAGGGGTAATTTAAAGAAAGGTGAGGAATTGGAAATTGTTGGTCACAACTCCACCCCATTGAAAACAACAGTTACTGGTATTGAAATGTTTAGAAAGGAATTGGACTCTGCTATGGCAGGTGACAATGCCGGTGTTTTACTTAGAGGTATCAGGAGAGATCAATTGAAGAGAGGTATGGTCTTAGCTAAGCCAGGTACCGTTAAAGCCCATACAAAGATTCTAGCCTCTTTGTACATTTTATCCAAAGAGGAAGGTGGTAGACATTCTGGGTTTGGTGAAAACTACAGACCACAAATGTTTATAAGAACAGCTGATGTTACAGTTGTGATGAGATTTCCTAAGGAGGTTGAAGATCATTCTATGCAAGTTATGCCAGGTGACAATGTTGAAATGGAATGTGATTTGATCCATCCTACCCCATTAGAAGTTGGTCAACGTTTCAATATCAGAGAGGGTGGAAGAACTGTTGGTACCGGTCTAATCACACGTATTATTGAATAG
- a CDS encoding uncharacterized protein (hypothetical protein; proper regulation of expression during heat stress is sphingolipid-dependent; mCherry fusion protein localizes to the vacuole; YOR186W has a paralog, YLR297W, that arose from the whole genome duplication) — MTLAFTTFAISKINNSSTNEDSKVMILCDEHHPFEKGYFKSAIRAFGNSIKLGLMGNSRPEDAASIFQDKNIPHDLTTEEFRLQLVCMAFSWFIFGLFIACLLLCITLVLTSRYPGENENKATEVVPSSNIDDEEKQLSLSDMI; from the coding sequence ATGACTTTGGCTTTTACGACCTTCGCTATTTCCAAGATAAACAATTCGTCCACGAATGAAGATTCTAAAGTCATGATACTGTGCGATGAGCATCACCCTTTCGAGAAGGGTTACTTTAAGTCCGCCATACGAGCCTTCGGCAACAGCATTAAGCTAGGATTAATGGGTAACTCGCGACCAGAAGACGCAGCGTCCATATTCcaagataaaaatattcctCACGATCTGACGACGGAAGAATTCAGGTTGCAGCTGGTCTGTATGGCTTTTTCCTGGTTCATATTTGGTCTCTTCATCGCCTGCTTACTACTTTGTATCACGCTTGTGCTAACATCGCGATATCCTggagaaaatgaaaacaaagcCACGGAAGTTGTGCCATCCAGTAATATTGACGACGAAGAAAAGCAATTATCGCTTTCCGACATGATTTAG
- the GSP2 gene encoding Ran GTPase GSP2 (GTP binding protein (mammalian Ranp homolog); involved in the maintenance of nuclear organization, RNA processing and transport; interacts with Kap121p, Kap123p and Pdr6p (karyophilin betas); not required for viability; protein abundance increases in response to DNA replication stress; GSP2 has a paralog, GSP1, that arose from the whole genome duplication): MSAPAQNNAEVPTFKLVLVGDGGTGKTTFVKRHLTGEFEKKYIATIGVEVHPLSFYTNFGEIKFDVWDTAGQEKFGGLRDGYYINAQCAIIMFDVTSRITYKNVPNWHRDLVRVCENIPIVLCGNKVDVKERKVKAKTITFHRKKNLQYYDISAKSNYNFEKPFLWLARKLAGNPQLEFVASPALAPPEVQVDEQLMHQYQQEMDQATALPLPDEDDADL, translated from the coding sequence ATGTCAGCACCTGCTCAAAACAATGCCGAGGTTCCCACTTTCAAGTTAGTTCTTGTTGGTGATGGAGGTACTGGTAAGACTACCTTTGTGAAGAGACATCTGACCggtgaatttgaaaaaaaatacattgCAACTATCGGAGTAGAAGTTCATCCTCTATCTTTTTATACTAATTTCGGTGAAATTAAGTTCGATGTCTGGGATACCGCAggccaagaaaaatttggcGGGTTAAGGGATGGTTATTACATCAATGCTCAATGTGCAATTATTATGTTCGATGTCACATCCAGAATCACTTACAAGAACGTCCCTAATTGGCATAGAGACTTAGTCCGTGTGTGTGAAAATATTCCCATAGTGCTATGTGGCAATAAAGTCGATGTCAAAGAGAGAAAGGTCAAGGCCAAGACTATCACTTTCCAtagaaaaaagaacttACAATATTATGACATTTCTGCAAAATCCAattataattttgaaaagccTTTCTTGTGGTTGGCTAGAAAACTTGCCGGTAACCCACAATTGGAGTTTGTTGCGTCTCCTGCATTGGCCCCACCTGAGGTGCAAGTTGACGAGCAACTAATGCACCAATACCAGCAAGAAATGGACCAAGCCACTGCTTTACCATTACctgatgaagacgatgcTGATTTATAA
- the FYV12 gene encoding Fyv12p (hypothetical protein; required for survival upon exposure to K1 killer toxin) — MRLLHHGEYGTKLIGGKCSIDGKLGHPCPLSRRRKKHLREKEMGPQYVRMYGPKRKAIIRTGNPDDGINLPDTGRGTLTAATIWSRAYHSNYSYLVRPKVVTLSKHRELMTTFLLYVLYVCIYISAFIK, encoded by the coding sequence ATGAGATTACTTCACCATGGTGAATACGGGACAAAACTAATTGGAGGAAAATGCAGCATAGATGGGAAACTCGGTCACCCTTGCCCGCTAAGCAGAAGACGCAAAAAACATCTGCgcgaaaaagaaatgggTCCACAATATGTACGGATGTATGGtcccaaaagaaaagccaTAATAAGGACAGGAAACCCGGATGACGGCATTAATTTACCTGACACCGGCCGAGGCACCTTAACTGCAGCCACAATTTGGTCACGAGCTTACCATTCAAATTATTCTTACCTTGTACGCCCAAAAGTAGTGACTCTTTCTAAGCATCGCGAATTAATGActacttttcttttatacgttttatatgtatgtatatatataagtgCCTTCATAAAATAG